In the Ranitomeya imitator isolate aRanImi1 chromosome 2, aRanImi1.pri, whole genome shotgun sequence genome, atcattttcagatgtttttagaccttaaaaggacccacgaggaggatcgcggtaaaaatactcgggtctcccatagacttacattgggctcgttgttctggccgagtacccgagtgttccaatctgctcgacccgagcaatgagtacccaaccattttagtgcttgctcatcattaGTCATAATAATAGGTTATTTTTAATGTTTATGAATGTTATGCCAATATGTACATGAAGTGACATGACTCTCACCACTGTTTTAGAATTGGTCAGATCGATCAATTGAGGCAAATGTCGAGGACGACATTCAAAAAGGAGGGAAGAGTGTGACATGCAGAAATAGTGTTCactgctgttgcttcaaaagcatccagcaactagaaGGGTTAACACAGccacaggagacagggagtggttagcagagccccagtggttagcagagccccaggcAGATTGTGGAAAACTTGTTGATTGTTCTGGCAACTGCCTAAGGGATGATTGGTGTGTTTCTGTGATCTGTCTCACAaaagttcaggcaagtgaaccatagggaCACAGAATTCCATTACAGAGTGGAGCTGGGCTAGTTGAGAAAGTCTATCAGTAGCAGGAAGATAAGGATTGGAAGAAATTGTATCACAGAAATCATCTCCCTCAGCAAACCCTAccccctcctccattacactgtgctagaacgaatgctgtgtactactgtgcttttgtaaagagtcttgatctgtgctgaactgtgctattAAAAGAgactgttaaggccccttcacatttagcgacgctgcagcgataccgacaacgatccggatcgctgcagcgtcgctgtttggtcgctggagagctgtcacacagaccgctctccagcgaccaacgatgccggtaaccagggtaaacatcgggtaactaagcgcagggccgcgcttagtaacccgatgtttaccctggttaccttcctaaaagtaaaaaaaacaaacagtacatacttacctaccgctgtctgtcctccagcgctgtgctctgcactcctcctgtactgtctgtgtgagcacagcggccggaaagcagagcggtgacgtcaccgctctgctttccggccgctgtgctcacagccagtacaggaggagagcagagcacagcgccggggacagacagcggtaggtaagtatgtactgtttgttttttttacttttaggaaggtaaccagggtaaacatcgggttactaagcgcggccctgcgcttagttacccgatgtttaccctggttaccagtgaagacatcgctggatcggtgtcacacacgccgatccagcgatgtccacgggagatccagcgacaaaataaagttctggactttattcagcgaccaacgatctcccagcaggggcctgatcgttggtcgctgtcacacataacgatttcattaacgatatcgttgctacgtcacaaaaagcaacgatatcgttaacaatatcgttatgtgtgaaggtaccttaagtcaatgTCCCTCTAGGAGGCAGCTGCACTGTTTATGaagcctgtgcttaagagacttgaattgtGCTGAATGTGCTGTGAtattaaactacactgttcatctgttcatgaggactctatcaattgtatctgtgtgagcaagtggatccatcttgtgcccGAGGAAGCTGCAGTGCACGGTCGCCCTGAGTAACGGTTCacccagagttccaaagaattcatgaaACCTGTCCtgcccctatctgaacctagcggcGTACACGTAACATTAACTCATTCACAAATGCAAGAGATGTGTTTGCATGGCTCAAGCATTGGTTACATTGCATCATTACATGTCATAAATTCCATTATGTTTTCAATCCTGAGTAATTCAGATTAAtgaacaatctctcctgaaatggcgaGCACTAATGCTTTCTCTACATTTCTGGTCAGAAcgcatagtagctccaatggtccaccataaatgagtgcaacttTGATTTAGTGTTGGAGTTCTCTCCTCATACATATGATGTTGTTGAGGATGTAACATGTTTTTTCTATTCAATGTCTTTACTTACTGTATGATAGTCTGATTGTGGTGGAATCGGCCTGCCTCACTTTTGTGAGTCTGTAACTCCCTGTTAATCTTTGAAAAAAGGTCTCCATTACCGCTTCCAAATGCCCgagatctacagtacagaccaaaagtttggacacaccttctcatttaaagatttttctgtattttcatgactatgaaaattgtgcattcacactgaaggcatcaaaactatgaattaacacatgtggaattatatacttaacaaaaaagtatgaaacaactgaaaatatgtgttatattctaggttcttcaaagtagccaccttttgctttgatgactgctttgcacactcttggcattctcttgatgagcatcaagaggtagtcaccgggaatgtttttcacttcacaggtgtgccctgtcaggtttaataagtgggatttcttgccttatacagttaggtccatatatatttggacagagacaacatttttctaattttggttatagacattaccacaatgaattttaaacaaaacaattcagatgcagttgaagttcagactttcagctttcatttgagggtctccatattaaaattggatgaagggtttaggagtttcagctccttaacatgtgccaccctgtttttaaagggaccaaaagtaattggacaattgactgcaaggctatttcatggacaggtgtgggcaatcccttcgttatgtcattctcaattaagcagataaaaggcctggagttgatttgaggtgtggggcttgcatttggaaggttttgctgtgaagtaaacatgcggtcaaaggagctctccatgcatgtgaaacaagccatccttaagctgcgaaaacagaaaataaaacatccgagaaattgctacaatattaggagtggcaaaatctacagtttggtacatcctgagaataaagaaagcactggtgaactcatcaatgcaaaaagacctgggctcccacggaagacaacagtggtggatgactgCAGAATAatatccatggtgaagagaaacctctttacaacagccaaccaagtgaataacactctccaggaggtagacgtatcaatatccaaatctaccataaagagaagactgcatggaagtaaatacagagggttcactgcacggtgcaagccactcataagcatcaagaataaaaaggctagactggactttgttaaaaagcatctaaaaaagccagcacagttctggaagaacattctttggacagatgaaaccaagatcaacctctaccagaatgatggaaagagaaaagtatggcgaaggcgtgatacagctcatgatccaaagcataccacatcatctgtaaaacacgacggaggcagtgtgatggcttgagaatgcatggctgccagtggcactgggtcactagtgtttattgatgatgtgacacaggacagaagcagtcgaatgaattctgaggtattcagagccatactgtgtgctcagatccagccaaatgcagccaaactgattggtcatcatttcatactacagatggacaatgacccaaaacataaagccaaagcaacccaggagtttattaaagcaaagaagtggaatattcttgaatagccaagtcagtcacctgatctcaactcaattaagcatccatttcacttgttaaagactaaacttcagacagaaaggcccacaaacaaagagcaactgaaaaccaccgcagtgaaggcctggcagagcatcaaaaaggaggaaacagcgtctggtgatgtccatgagttcaagacttcaggcagtcattgccaacaaagggttttcaaccaagcactaaaaatgaacattttctttaaaattattgaatctgtccaatcacttttggtcccttaaaaaacagggtagcacatgttaaggatctgaaactcctaaaccctttatccaatattaatgtgggtaccctcaaatgaaagctgaaagtctgaacttcaactgtatcggaattgttttgtttaaaattcattgtggtaatatctataaccaaaattagaaaaatgttgtctctgtccaaatatatatggacctaactgtaaatgaggttgggaccatcagttgtgttgttcagaagtctggtggatacacagctgatagtcctactgaatagactgttagaatttgtattatggcaagaaaaaaagcagctaagtaaagaaaaatgagtggccatgattactttaagaaatgaaggtcagtcagtccgaaaaattgggaaaactttgaaagtgtctgcaagtgcagtggcaaaaaccattgtCAGTTTATGTGGTGATAACATTGGAATTGTTCACAAAGGATAATAAGGAAACAAATGGACCTTATGGGGACACTGTTCTTAGTCACCTGGCTCAAAAGGTGGCCACCATGAACAAGCGTAACCCGTTTTCCAGATCCCAGAGAATGTGTTGCTCATTACCCTTTAAACCCTTTACCAGGGTCTGGACTTACACAGAGACTCCCTAGACTTGAGCCACGGTGTTACCTTCTGTTTTGTGGTGTGAGATTGCAAGATTAGTCAGGTAGCCAGGTCAGAACCAGGAgagcagagaaaatacaaaatcagatGATGCAAGATTAGTCAGCAGTTTGGGATTGCAACAGGAAACAAACAAGCTGGGAGATGAGCATAGAGGACTGAACGAGATGAGAACAAGATTGTGTCTGGCAGCTTCCGTCAatatgctttgagctttagtatgGTGTGGTGCTTTCCAATCGGCAGAAGTAGGGAGCAGATAATTTCAGCTGGACAGCACACAAACTTGTACTGCCAGACTAGATGGTATTATGGGTCCCAGGCACACCAATCTCAGTGGCTGGACAGAGCTTGCGCAacccagagcttctggttccaacGTTTCCTTCATCACCAGTGCTGCCTGCAGAATAAAAAAGGCCACTCTTGGTACCAGGAGCAGACGTCGCTGGAGCAGATCCCAGAGGAGATGGACACAGCATTTGCAGAAGCCCTAACACAACTAAATGGCAGAAACCAAGAGCAGTAGAAATCCCCATATAATGActcaattttggaaattataactttTATTGAATTAATCCATAGGagcagtgactattttgactccaaagACATTTTCTGTAAATTAGCACACAGTGAATGTTGAAGAGTAAAAAtagcacatttgccattttattgtcCAACAAATAGTGCCtaaattgtgctccaggagacatgcCATAAATTAAGTGGGTTAATCTCACgatagtaatgccaaatacatggatgctagatatggtttgggcacactgcaaggctcagaagtgAAAGGaagatttgactttgggagagcaGATATTGCTCGATCGGTTTAAGGAAGCCATGTTACTTTTCAAGAGCCTTTCAGCCACTGATAATATGGAAACctctttttccattgacagatgacagatctgagtggggaattattttttgtgggatgagaagaagtttttattggtattatttttgcctACATAACAATGTATGGCTTTTTATTGCATGTTTGGGTTTCTATTACACTGTGAACTGTCAATGTCTATGGGAATAATTCAATATTTCACATAACTTGCCATTTCTACTGTTTAACTATAAATgttaaaaaacaaaattacaaaatcataatttatttttttctttgcagatcactgtaccaggagatcaaagCGACAGCTTACATCcataatttttaaatcagatgatcttgaaaTTCCACAGGATAttactgaagtgaatgccattactccggaTTTATCATCATCCGTTCATAGCAACCATTTGTCATCTGATCCTTTAAAACAGGTcccgtcttctgattcattaccaactactaaggaaaatcaaagtctcaaaataagcattaaaaagcaAAATGCTCCTAAAGCAAGGAATACATTTTCACGTTCAGAAcatggaaatagttttccccttAAAAAGTCTTTTATTACACATAAAAAAATTGACACAGTGGAGAATAGATTTTCTGGTTCCAAGTGTGAGAAtttttttaaccagaaatcacatcttgttagacaccaaagagcccacacaggggagaagtcatttacatgttcagaatgtgggaaatgttttaaccggaaatcagatttggttacgcatcggagaattcacacaggggagaagcctttttcctgttcagaatgtgagaaatgttttaaccggaaatcagaaTTGGTTAgccaccagagaaatcacacaggagagaagccctttccttgttcagaatgtggaaaatattttaacaAGAAATATAATCTTACtgtacaccaaagaactcacacagggaacaagcctttttcatgttcagaatgtgggaaatgttttaaccagaaatcagatttggttaaccaccacagaacccacacaggggaaaagcctttttcatgttcagaatgtgggaaatgttttaaccggatggCGCATGTTAATAGCCACAAAAAAACCCACACAATGGAaatgcctttttcatgttcagaatgtgggaaatgtttttttaatAAATCATGTCTTATTattcatcagagaactcacacaggagagaagcctttttcatgttcagaatgtgggaaatgttttacctgcaAATCAAGTTTGCGtatgcaccagagaacccacacaggggagaagcctttttcatgtttagaatgtgggaaatgttttcaccaGAAATCACATCTTAAAAGCCACCAGAGAATACACACTGtatagaagcctttttcctgttcagaatgtgaaaaatgttttgctaagaaatcatctcttcttattcaccagagcagtcacacagggaagaagccttctcatgttcttaatgtgggaaatgatTTACATGGAAATTAACTCTTAGTAAACATCagaaaagtcacacaggggagaaaccttttcacattcagaatgttggaaatgttttaatcgaaaattgtattttcttaaaagggttttccattaCTTGGACAACCTCTCGTCATTTCTCTTGTTGGCtttcaataaaataaaaacattcatACTAAGTTCCCATGCCTATGCCACTCCAGCAGTGTCAGGACTCGCGTTCCCTGGGCTCACATGTGGTTCTTGCATCAAACGAGCCCTGAGCTCAGTCACTGATGGCTTCAATATCCGCGCCTTCTGATGTTTTGAACATCAACAGGAACAGGGCTGCTGTGGCTGCTCTCAGGCTTACTCTTATTGTTCGATTTGTACAATGGAGAGTACAGTGATACCAGCACAGGGCTCGCATGATAttacaacctcacatgagcccctgGTACGCAAGTGCTGACACTGCTATAATGGAGCATGCATGGGAGGTGAatataaatgtttttattttaactTGACCAAATATGAGAAATAAGAAGGGTTTTAGCAAGTTGTGGACACCCTCTTTAAATATCAAAAATCCCTCACAGAAAGAAGTCATTGTCATAACTAgattgtgaaaaaaatgaattacTGGAAAATCGTGTTTTGTTAACCATCAAAAATAACTTGTATAAAATAAATGTCAATTGCACACTAATTTTGGAtgcaaaaattttttattttattacagttcAAGACAAAAGAGCAACCTTTGAGTGTCATCGTGTTTCAGCCAAACAGGCCTTATTCACGACCATTGCTAAAAATTGAAACACAAATATGACATAGCATAAGTATATACAATGGTGTAGcatgtgagtcacccgccagggccgtggggtatcgggtccggtgttcacagagggatgtcacggtggcaacccagtccgtggccctgggcacccatgtaaatgggaaagtctttaaagggatttggtgaataaagtttatgttcgtgacgccacctgtggtattccgtcagtggtgaccgacgctgctttgaggggtcctctggggtgatgttatggcagctagatggtataacttcccacaggtgaagtatatccccagggctcccgttgtgtagatggaagatggtgaatggtgcagtgaagaaccaggacacaggtttgcagtctctgtaccttgtttactgaagacttcagcagccacactccagggcaccagatcacagggcaggcagggtccggtcggcttggaagcgaatccagagtttcCTTTACCAGGTggcgttaaaagccttcctcaaagcgcggtggggttgtagtcccttactgcctatggcttcacataaggtcctcactgttcttctctgtcccccatataggataggacataacccgtatgactggtgacttgagcctttttacagggactctagcacgcccctgtCTCTATAGTTGTTACCGTGCCTCCTGGATAttaaggtggacaggtaacttgcagttcagcggtCCTGCCGGTctttgctgtaagtcgtagagtcccttacaacatcggtgctccggctaccggaatctgcgcttcagaaggaggcagcctgctcgtagctggtctcccctgatatcactctcctttgCTTAGCTCTCCTTCATGTTCATTGAACAATGTCCTGCTTTCTGGATGATCTCTATCCCAGAGCtgcagcactgcggctacacagctctttacaccttcttctgcctcagactgcaccagtctgctgtctggtactaaaggtaccatcacactaagcgacgctgcagcgatataggcaacgatgtcgatcgctgcagcgtcgctgtttcgtcgctggagagctgtcacacagctctccagtgaccaacgatcccgaagtccccgggtaaccagggtaaacatcgggttactaagcgcagggccgcgcttagtaacccgatgtttaccctggttaccgttgtaaatgtaaaaaaaaaaaaactacatacttacattcccggtttctggccatgtccctcgccttcagcttcccgcactgactgagcgccggccgtaaagcacagcggtgacgtcaccgctgtgctgtgctttacggccagccggcgctcaccagtcagtgcgggaagctgaaggcaagggacgtgaccagacaccggaatgtaagtatgtagtgttttttttttacatttacaatggtaaccagggtaaacatcgggttactaagcgcggccctgcgcttagtaacccgatgtttaccatggttaccagtgaagacatcgctgaatcggcgtcacacacgccgattcagcgatgtcagcgggagatcagcgacgaaataaagttctgatgtttccccagcgaccaacgatctcccagcaggggcctgatcgttggtcgttgtcacacataacgatttcattaacgatatcgttgctacatcacaaaaagcaacgatatcgttaacgatatcgttatgtgtgacggtaccttaactgatcTCTGTCAGCAACTAAACTAGCTTTCCCTCCAAATCACaagatatatatataggggagtcacctatgaaataggatcaaaagctcccccttgtggcctggagtgtgaacatgttgtgtgcatagtgattacctggtgagagttatctttcatcgcttccaaacgtaacatcactctccccgtgaggaaagcaatgctactgtaacgaccaggaccctggggcgccacactctctttcccccccccccccc is a window encoding:
- the LOC138666964 gene encoding zinc finger protein OZF-like; the encoded protein is MNRDKMAERIIHLTLEILVRLTGEDYTVVKKISSERCQDPVSEGWRRPLSPITGPPPHLIHEDINEQKILELTYKMIELLTGEVPIRYQDIAVYFSMEEWEYLEGHKDLYKDIMMEVPQPLTSPDLSSKRTTPERCPRPLLPQDCKQEDPNVPQYHQGEDLTRINTTETCVRGDKRCKEEIPTYDYPDHCTRRSKRQLTSIIFKSDDLEIPQDITEVNAITPDLSSSVHSNHLSSDPLKQVPSSDSLPTTKENQSLKISIKKQNAPKARNTFSRSEHGNSFPLKKSFITHKKIDTVENRFSGSKCENFFNQKSHLVRHQRAHTGEKSFTCSECGKCFNRKSDLVTHRRIHTGEKPFSCSECEKCFNRKSELVSHQRNHTGEKPFPCSECGKYFNKKYNLTVHQRTHTGNKPFSCSECGKCFNQKSDLVNHHRTHTGEKPFSCSECGKCFNRMAHVNSHKKTHTMEMPFSCSECGKCFFNKSCLIIHQRTHTGEKPFSCSECGKCFTCKSSLRMHQRTHTGEKPFSCLECGKCFHQKSHLKSHQRIHTV